A single genomic interval of Pirellulales bacterium harbors:
- a CDS encoding sigma 54-interacting transcriptional regulator yields MVQLRTLTAELARLLASIAIPIYVLDDERRIVYANPACATWLGVPIEDLIGQTCAFHSSPIGSPLDAKIAGLCPPPEALAGARMRAAVSRGGGNGQLIHRKAEFIPLFDENENCAGVFAIAALNDMPPGSAASIDADDLAAESNALHERLAQFHDQLRAPWQMDRLVGESPAMARVRSQVRLAWRSRAAAVVIGQQGSGRQHVAKAIHYGQSAAEIGDLVPLSCATLGTELLRSTLSALLGRQKLSADRPAATLLLTDVPELPAEAQAKLAGQIGGDSQLRIVSTAAAPLEQYASRGEFRHDLACALSTIEIQLPPLAERREDLPLLAQMFLEELNAQGDRQLHGFSPEALDQLAAYPWPGNIDELAAMVREAHERAEGNLVGPRDLPQRIFLTAAANRRPRRDPQPIKIEEFLGSIELELIQRALRLCKGNKTKAARLLGLTRPRLYRRMVQLGLEEED; encoded by the coding sequence ATGGTTCAACTGCGCACGTTAACCGCCGAACTCGCTCGGCTGCTGGCCTCGATCGCCATACCGATCTACGTATTGGACGACGAACGGCGGATCGTCTATGCCAACCCGGCCTGCGCCACTTGGCTCGGCGTGCCCATCGAGGACCTGATCGGCCAGACGTGCGCCTTTCATTCCAGCCCGATCGGGTCGCCGTTGGATGCAAAGATCGCGGGACTCTGCCCGCCGCCGGAAGCGCTCGCCGGCGCGAGAATGCGGGCCGCCGTCTCACGCGGCGGCGGTAATGGTCAGCTAATCCATCGAAAGGCCGAGTTCATCCCGTTGTTCGATGAAAACGAGAACTGCGCCGGTGTCTTCGCGATCGCTGCGCTGAACGACATGCCGCCCGGCTCTGCGGCCTCGATCGATGCGGACGATTTAGCCGCCGAGTCCAACGCCCTGCACGAGCGGCTCGCGCAGTTTCACGACCAGTTGCGCGCTCCATGGCAAATGGATCGTTTGGTCGGCGAAAGTCCTGCAATGGCGCGAGTGCGATCGCAGGTGCGGCTGGCTTGGCGCAGTCGTGCGGCAGCGGTGGTCATCGGGCAGCAGGGGAGCGGTCGTCAGCATGTGGCCAAGGCCATCCATTACGGTCAGTCGGCTGCCGAGATCGGCGATCTGGTGCCACTGTCCTGCGCCACGCTGGGAACTGAATTGCTCCGTTCGACGCTTTCCGCGTTGCTCGGCCGACAGAAATTATCGGCCGATCGTCCTGCCGCCACGCTGTTGCTCACCGACGTGCCCGAGCTGCCGGCCGAGGCGCAGGCCAAGTTGGCCGGGCAAATCGGCGGCGATTCTCAGTTGCGAATCGTCTCGACGGCCGCGGCGCCGCTCGAGCAATATGCGTCGCGCGGCGAATTCCGCCACGACCTGGCCTGCGCCCTTTCGACGATCGAAATCCAGCTTCCGCCGCTGGCCGAGCGCCGCGAGGATTTGCCGCTGCTGGCGCAGATGTTTCTCGAAGAGTTGAACGCTCAAGGCGATCGGCAATTGCACGGCTTTTCACCCGAGGCGCTCGACCAGCTCGCCGCCTATCCTTGGCCCGGCAACATCGACGAGCTGGCGGCGATGGTCCGCGAGGCGCACGAGCGGGCCGAGGGGAATCTAGTTGGTCCGCGCGACCTGCCGCAACGGATTTTCCTGACCGCAGCCGCGAACCGCCGCCCACGACGCGATCCCCAGCCGATCAAAATCGAGGAATTCCTGGGGAGCATCGAGTTGGAGTTGATCCAGCGGGCGCTGCGGCTTTGCAAAGGAAATAAGACCAAAGCGGCGCGCCTGCTCGGGCTCACCCGCCCGCGGCTCTATCGCCGAATGGTGCAATTGGGCCTTGAGGAGGAGGATTGA
- a CDS encoding NADH-quinone oxidoreductase subunit N, protein MTDLGTLYLLLPEALLLAAATIIYLMGAFFPKHFRPNMVAGGAILIAAAVVFYQDGRALPLHGIAPWISGPITHDVFGHTARWAILLFGLLFVMLSSHSKTVRPAAEYVGSLLLIVAGLMLVAAGYDLVVLFLGLELISIPTYVVLYLGRRDASGQEATAKYFFLSILSSALLLYGFSFLYGLAGSTRLDHLFERLSEASQLQEGAASMYGKLAPVAMLLVFAGLGFRMTAVPFHFYAPDVYQGTNHPNAGLLSTLPKIAGLLVLVRVVMVSMPGGELQGLGWRVALVMAVLTMTLGNVLALWQDNIRRLLAYSSIAHGGYMLIGVAVGFATTAAGTSPARVGINGVGTALFYLAVYCLATIGAFASLKYLGSQDRQVDGVDELAGLGRTRPLAALALAISMFSLAGVPPLAGFWGKLTLFTGALEVGGTGGSLGMWFVALAIIGVLNAAIAMAYYLRIVAVMYFRSPVTTAKAEGGPGAWLAMVACALLVLAVGLDWGPALNAADQAGRTVQQFQPRDTDKDVRIPVSLSGEPLPLEKTASPSLPR, encoded by the coding sequence ATGACCGATCTGGGAACGCTTTATTTGTTGCTTCCAGAAGCGCTGCTGCTCGCCGCGGCAACGATCATTTATTTGATGGGGGCGTTCTTTCCCAAGCACTTTCGTCCAAATATGGTCGCCGGGGGCGCGATACTCATTGCCGCGGCCGTCGTCTTCTACCAGGACGGCCGCGCTCTGCCGCTCCACGGGATCGCTCCGTGGATCAGCGGGCCGATCACGCACGATGTTTTCGGCCATACGGCCCGCTGGGCCATCCTACTCTTCGGCCTGTTGTTCGTCATGCTTTCGTCGCATTCCAAGACGGTTCGCCCGGCGGCCGAATACGTCGGCTCGCTGCTGCTGATCGTCGCCGGATTGATGCTGGTGGCCGCGGGCTACGACCTGGTTGTCTTGTTTCTCGGCTTGGAATTGATCTCAATCCCAACCTACGTTGTGCTGTACCTTGGCCGGCGCGATGCGTCGGGGCAAGAGGCCACGGCGAAATACTTTTTCCTCAGCATCCTCTCGTCGGCCTTGCTGCTCTACGGCTTCAGCTTTCTCTATGGCCTAGCCGGCTCGACGCGGTTGGATCATCTTTTCGAGCGATTGAGCGAAGCGTCGCAATTGCAGGAGGGCGCGGCCTCGATGTACGGAAAGCTCGCCCCCGTGGCGATGCTGTTGGTGTTCGCCGGCCTTGGTTTCCGCATGACGGCCGTGCCGTTTCACTTCTACGCCCCCGACGTCTATCAGGGAACGAACCATCCAAACGCCGGCTTGCTCTCGACGCTTCCCAAGATCGCGGGGCTCTTGGTGCTGGTGCGGGTGGTCATGGTGTCGATGCCGGGCGGCGAGTTGCAGGGGCTCGGCTGGCGCGTGGCGCTCGTGATGGCCGTGCTGACGATGACGCTTGGCAACGTGCTGGCCCTCTGGCAGGACAACATCCGCCGGCTGCTGGCGTATTCGTCGATCGCGCATGGCGGATACATGCTGATCGGCGTGGCGGTCGGGTTTGCGACGACGGCGGCGGGAACGTCACCGGCCCGCGTCGGAATCAACGGCGTCGGGACCGCGCTCTTTTATCTGGCAGTCTACTGCCTGGCGACGATCGGGGCCTTCGCGTCGTTGAAATACCTTGGGTCGCAGGACCGGCAAGTGGATGGCGTCGACGAATTGGCCGGCCTCGGTCGTACTCGACCGCTGGCCGCGCTGGCGCTGGCGATTTCGATGTTTAGTCTGGCGGGAGTGCCGCCGCTGGCCGGCTTCTGGGGAAAGCTCACGCTCTTCACCGGAGCGCTCGAAGTCGGGGGAACTGGTGGCTCGCTGGGGATGTGGTTCGTCGCCCTGGCGATCATCGGCGTGTTGAACGCGGCGATCGCGATGGCCTATTATCTGCGGATCGTCGCCGTGATGTATTTCCGCTCGCCGGTGACGACCGCCAAAGCGGAAGGCGGGCCGGGCGCGTGGTTGGCGATGGTCGCCTGCGCGCTCTTGGTGCTGGCGGTCGGACTCGATTGGGGCCCCGCGCTCAACGCCGCAGACCAGGCCGGCCGCACGGTTCAGCAGTTTCAACCGAGAGACACCGACAAGGACGTGAGAATCCCCGTCTCGCTGTCCGGCGAGCCATTGCCGCTTGAGAAAACCGCCAGCCCGAGTCTGCCCCGGTAA
- a CDS encoding NADH-quinone oxidoreductase subunit M translates to MNESLLLTTIFFPLVGVALVAVLAPWGQAIVRQSALITSVVTLALAVVLVVRYPHAAGIVAGQAPVFASSELPWFGNHSPINIEFSVGLDGLSLWLFGLGALLTFTAVLISWDSIRERPAAYYAMLLLLEMGMLGVFAARDIILFYVFFEFTLIPLFFLIGIWGSEERRHAALKFFLFTFAGSVLTFLGLLTIVLWQYSTSPEHALTFSIPKLTAALAAHPLPNDAEHAYLQLIVFLALFAGFAIKVPLFPLHTWLPLAHTQAPAAGSVLLAGILLKIGCYGFLRFSLPMLPEAAAICIPWLLWLSVIGIVYGALLALAQTDMKRLVACSSVSHLGFCMLGIFALNSPGVQGGVLQMLNHGISTGALFALIGMLYDRYHTRQISDLGGIARRMPRLTFFMLLFTFSSIGLPGLNGFSGEFPILLGMFQRGWSQSPPGLGWQLLVIAVLAVSGVVLGAWYMLWLVQRVFFGSLREPESGSEPLTLRARENAHAEREEYTHALPAIEHSVRDMNLREVLALAPLAVFVFWIGIAPGTFLGPVAPAVQNVTTTVSDRFERQYAASTRPSTSSSGLAAHVPVRPGAPQP, encoded by the coding sequence ATGAACGAATCGCTCCTTCTAACCACGATCTTCTTTCCGCTGGTCGGAGTGGCGCTGGTCGCCGTGCTTGCGCCGTGGGGTCAGGCGATCGTGCGGCAAAGCGCACTGATCACGAGCGTGGTTACGCTAGCGCTGGCGGTAGTGCTAGTGGTTCGTTATCCGCATGCCGCGGGTATTGTTGCCGGCCAGGCGCCCGTCTTCGCCAGTAGCGAACTTCCCTGGTTCGGCAACCATTCGCCGATCAACATCGAGTTCAGCGTCGGATTGGACGGGCTGAGCCTCTGGCTGTTCGGGCTGGGGGCACTGCTCACGTTCACCGCCGTGCTGATCAGTTGGGATTCGATCCGCGAGCGGCCGGCAGCGTATTACGCGATGCTCCTGCTGCTTGAGATGGGGATGCTCGGCGTGTTCGCCGCTCGCGACATCATCCTGTTTTACGTTTTCTTCGAGTTCACTTTGATTCCGCTGTTCTTCCTGATCGGGATCTGGGGGAGCGAGGAGCGGCGTCATGCGGCCTTGAAGTTCTTCCTGTTCACGTTTGCCGGGAGTGTGCTTACGTTTCTCGGCCTGCTGACGATCGTGCTCTGGCAATACTCGACCTCGCCTGAGCACGCATTGACGTTTTCGATTCCGAAGCTGACGGCCGCGCTCGCCGCCCATCCTCTGCCAAACGATGCCGAACACGCGTATCTGCAGTTGATTGTGTTTCTCGCTCTCTTCGCCGGGTTCGCGATCAAAGTGCCGTTGTTTCCGCTGCACACCTGGCTGCCGCTGGCCCACACGCAGGCCCCGGCCGCGGGAAGCGTGCTCCTGGCCGGCATCCTGCTCAAGATCGGCTGCTACGGATTCCTGCGGTTCAGCCTGCCGATGCTTCCCGAGGCCGCGGCAATCTGCATCCCCTGGCTCTTATGGCTCTCGGTGATTGGGATCGTTTACGGGGCGCTCTTGGCGCTCGCGCAAACCGACATGAAGCGGCTGGTGGCTTGCTCGAGCGTCAGCCATCTGGGCTTTTGCATGTTGGGCATCTTCGCGCTCAACTCACCCGGCGTGCAAGGGGGCGTGTTGCAGATGCTCAATCATGGCATCTCGACCGGGGCGCTGTTCGCCCTGATCGGCATGCTCTACGATCGCTATCACACGCGGCAGATTTCCGATCTGGGTGGGATCGCCCGTCGAATGCCGCGGCTGACGTTCTTCATGCTGCTGTTCACGTTTTCGAGCATCGGGCTGCCAGGGCTGAACGGCTTCTCTGGCGAGTTCCCGATTCTGTTGGGTATGTTTCAGCGCGGCTGGTCGCAATCTCCGCCCGGATTGGGCTGGCAACTGCTCGTGATCGCGGTGCTGGCCGTATCGGGCGTCGTTCTCGGAGCGTGGTACATGCTCTGGCTCGTGCAGCGTGTGTTTTTTGGATCACTGCGCGAGCCGGAGTCAGGCAGTGAACCCCTCACGCTCCGCGCGAGGGAGAATGCTCACGCGGAGCGTGAGGAGTACACTCATGCGCTTCCAGCCATAGAACACTCGGTGCGCGACATGAACCTCCGCGAGGTTCTGGCGCTTGCGCCGCTAGCCGTATTTGTGTTCTGGATTGGCATAGCGCCGGGCACGTTCCTCGGGCCGGTCGCTCCGGCGGTGCAAAATGTAACGACAACCGTCAGCGATCGCTTTGAACGGCAGTACGCGGCGAGCACCCGGCCCTCGACCTCTTCGTCGGGGCTAGCGGCGCACGTTCCCGTTCGTCCAGGAGCGCCGCAGCCATGA
- the nuoL gene encoding NADH-quinone oxidoreductase subunit L, whose amino-acid sequence MNDMMQSLLILIPLLPLAAAVIVGCFGWLLKARSHLPVVAALAISFLLSLALLREVSSGVDDASKSAAKSEVGFERTFTLWQWANIAEAYPSRSVHPASVEANSIETRPIVAPGISPSKSRDFKIEVTLRADPLTAIMLAMVTFISTLVAIYSIGYMHGDPGYWRFFSFIGLFVFSMTMLVSVSNFALLYVFWEAVGLCSYLLVGFWYQKPEAVAAGKKAFLVNRVGDFGFALGLFLIWTTYGTLDFHDTLLPSAQGTAAASQGTAAVETIGVLGQTRLTAGAGDGYVGGKVGAAICLLLLLGACGKSAQFPLHIWLPDAMEGPTPVSALIHAATMVTAGVYMVTRCTPLFVAAPQAQHVVAIVGCFTALLAGLIAVTQTDLKRVLAYSTISQLGYMFLGLGIGVLPGIVFGMFHLFTHAFFKALLFLGAGSVMHAMGGVIDMRRFGGLRRLMPITFWTFVVGSLALAGVWPFAGFWSKDGILATLYERSQHGSQSVLGIAGLTAAQFHLALFWIAMFTALLTAFYTFRALFLTFLGPEKIPDEARHHAHESPPAMTIPLVVLAVCATVVGFLLLGWFSSLIAETPSLAWYFVPRPDSTEAALENRERIHDFVAVASTLLALVGIGGAAFLYLGDRRQVTWLAGAIRPLYWLSYGKFFFDPIYDWLVVRPLATLAAASNWFDRWVVDGLVDFAGAIPPVIGRSLRSLQNGVVQFYGLAMILGLLVLIGALIVWPAK is encoded by the coding sequence ATGAACGACATGATGCAAAGCCTCCTGATCCTGATTCCGCTCTTGCCGCTGGCGGCGGCGGTGATTGTCGGCTGCTTCGGCTGGCTGCTAAAGGCTCGCAGCCATCTGCCGGTCGTCGCCGCGCTGGCAATCTCGTTCCTATTGAGCCTCGCGCTCTTAAGGGAAGTCAGTTCCGGTGTCGATGATGCGTCGAAGAGCGCGGCCAAGAGTGAGGTCGGCTTCGAGCGAACGTTCACGCTTTGGCAATGGGCCAACATCGCCGAGGCCTATCCTTCCCGCTCGGTGCATCCCGCGAGTGTCGAAGCCAATTCGATCGAGACCAGGCCGATAGTCGCTCCCGGCATTTCTCCCAGCAAGAGCCGCGATTTCAAAATCGAGGTGACGCTACGGGCCGATCCGCTCACCGCCATCATGCTCGCCATGGTCACGTTCATCTCCACGCTCGTCGCCATCTATTCGATCGGCTACATGCACGGCGATCCGGGCTATTGGCGATTCTTCAGCTTCATCGGCCTGTTCGTCTTTTCGATGACGATGCTCGTCTCCGTGAGCAACTTTGCCTTGCTCTATGTGTTCTGGGAGGCGGTCGGGCTGTGCAGCTATTTGCTGGTCGGTTTTTGGTATCAGAAGCCCGAGGCGGTCGCGGCGGGCAAGAAAGCATTCTTGGTCAACCGCGTCGGCGACTTCGGCTTTGCGCTCGGGCTGTTCTTGATCTGGACGACATACGGCACGCTCGATTTTCACGACACTCTGCTGCCCAGCGCTCAGGGGACGGCGGCGGCGAGCCAAGGAACTGCCGCCGTCGAGACGATCGGCGTCCTCGGGCAAACTCGCCTTACCGCCGGCGCCGGCGATGGCTACGTCGGCGGCAAGGTTGGCGCGGCAATCTGCCTGTTGCTGCTGCTCGGCGCTTGCGGCAAGAGCGCCCAATTCCCGTTACACATCTGGCTCCCCGACGCGATGGAAGGCCCGACACCCGTGAGTGCGCTCATTCACGCGGCAACGATGGTCACCGCGGGGGTTTACATGGTCACTCGCTGCACGCCGCTGTTCGTCGCCGCGCCGCAGGCGCAGCACGTCGTGGCGATCGTCGGCTGCTTCACGGCCCTCCTGGCTGGGCTGATCGCGGTGACGCAAACCGATCTCAAGCGCGTGCTCGCCTATTCGACGATCAGCCAACTCGGCTACATGTTTCTCGGCCTCGGCATCGGCGTGCTGCCGGGAATCGTATTCGGCATGTTTCATCTGTTCACCCACGCGTTCTTCAAGGCCCTGTTGTTCCTCGGAGCAGGCAGCGTGATGCACGCGATGGGGGGCGTGATCGACATGCGGCGGTTCGGCGGCCTGCGGCGGCTGATGCCGATTACCTTCTGGACGTTTGTGGTCGGCTCGCTCGCACTCGCCGGCGTGTGGCCGTTTGCTGGCTTTTGGAGCAAAGATGGAATCCTGGCCACGCTTTACGAACGGTCGCAGCACGGATCGCAAAGCGTGCTCGGGATCGCTGGCCTCACTGCGGCGCAATTCCACTTGGCGTTGTTCTGGATCGCGATGTTCACGGCGCTCCTCACGGCCTTTTACACATTCCGGGCGCTGTTCCTCACTTTCCTTGGACCGGAGAAGATTCCTGACGAGGCAAGGCATCACGCCCATGAATCTCCGCCTGCGATGACGATTCCGCTTGTCGTGCTCGCGGTTTGCGCTACCGTGGTCGGCTTCTTGCTGCTCGGTTGGTTCAGCAGTCTGATCGCGGAGACACCCTCGCTGGCCTGGTACTTCGTGCCGCGGCCGGATTCCACCGAGGCAGCCTTGGAGAATCGCGAGCGGATTCACGACTTCGTGGCGGTGGCCAGCACGCTCTTGGCGCTGGTGGGCATCGGCGGCGCGGCGTTCCTCTACTTGGGCGACCGCCGGCAGGTGACGTGGCTGGCCGGAGCGATTCGCCCGCTCTATTGGCTGTCGTATGGCAAATTCTTCTTCGACCCGATTTACGATTGGCTCGTCGTTCGGCCGCTGGCGACGCTGGCCGCCGCGAGCAACTGGTTTGACCGTTGGGTGGTCGACGGTTTGGTGGATTTCGCCGGCGCGATCCCGCCCGTGATTGGCCGCTCGCTACGATCGCTGCAAAACGGCGTCGTGCAGTTTTACGGGCTGGCAATGATTCTCGGCCTCCTGGTCCTCATCGGCGCCCTAATCGTCTGGCCCGCAAAATGA
- the nuoK gene encoding NADH-quinone oxidoreductase subunit NuoK, producing MDESALLFNSLLVGALLFGIGLVGFLSRRNMIVMFLAAEMMLQGVSVSLIAWGRFHNDWGGQILVIFSLTVAACEAAIALALVLMLYHRNGKLDIDAWHDLRESNLPPYTDAELPEFRETPKAWPHLTPAGVEPPTLPDEELHREHV from the coding sequence ATGGATGAATCCGCGCTGTTGTTCAACTCGCTCTTGGTCGGCGCGCTGCTATTCGGCATCGGGCTGGTGGGCTTTTTGAGCCGGCGGAATATGATCGTCATGTTCCTGGCGGCCGAGATGATGCTGCAGGGCGTCTCGGTGAGCCTGATCGCCTGGGGACGGTTCCACAACGATTGGGGAGGCCAGATCCTAGTGATCTTCAGCCTCACGGTCGCCGCCTGCGAGGCGGCCATCGCGTTGGCGCTAGTGCTGATGCTCTATCATCGCAACGGCAAGCTGGACATCGATGCCTGGCACGATCTGCGAGAGAGCAATCTGCCTCCCTATACCGACGCGGAGCTGCCGGAGTTCCGCGAAACGCCGAAAGCCTGGCCGCATCTGACGCCCGCCGGCGTCGAGCCTCCGACCTTGCCCGATGAAGAGCTGCATCGAGAGCACGTTTGA
- a CDS encoding NADH-quinone oxidoreductase subunit J: MDHNQAIIAAAAATGAIGVWLMLPRGTAPGRMLGVLLGLVSLGLFGSLLWRLPGWSSNALFWTLAAVTLVSAGAAVTFRSPVYCAVWFALSLLGTAGLFLFQGAQFLAVATIVVYAGAILVTFLFVLMLAQASGRAFYDRISWEPLLASATGAVLVGVLTMAFVGSALDKVPVKSPAELPQNILSDEHVAHLGAELFSRYLIPVEVAGTLLLVALVGAVAMVGHQRASESTKYEVRTMKQDGLGSFSREPQASAARAKEPTHG; the protein is encoded by the coding sequence ATGGATCACAACCAAGCCATCATCGCCGCGGCGGCTGCGACCGGTGCAATCGGCGTCTGGCTGATGCTGCCGCGCGGCACGGCCCCCGGCCGGATGCTCGGGGTACTACTCGGTCTGGTGAGCTTAGGATTGTTTGGCTCGCTGCTCTGGCGGCTGCCGGGTTGGAGCAGTAACGCTCTGTTTTGGACCCTGGCGGCAGTGACATTGGTCTCGGCTGGCGCGGCTGTGACATTCCGCAGCCCCGTGTATTGCGCCGTCTGGTTCGCTCTCTCGCTCTTGGGCACCGCCGGATTGTTTCTGTTTCAAGGGGCCCAGTTCCTCGCGGTGGCGACGATCGTCGTCTATGCGGGGGCGATCTTGGTGACGTTTCTGTTCGTCTTGATGCTGGCCCAAGCGAGCGGCCGGGCGTTTTACGACCGCATCTCCTGGGAGCCGCTCTTGGCATCCGCCACGGGCGCCGTGCTCGTCGGCGTTCTGACGATGGCATTTGTCGGCTCGGCGCTCGACAAAGTGCCGGTCAAATCGCCCGCCGAATTGCCCCAGAACATCTTGTCCGACGAGCACGTCGCCCATCTCGGAGCGGAATTGTTCAGCCGCTATCTGATCCCGGTCGAAGTGGCGGGCACGCTGCTGCTCGTCGCGCTCGTCGGCGCCGTGGCGATGGTGGGGCACCAGAGAGCGAGCGAAAGTACGAAGTACGAAGTACGAACTATGAAGCAGGACGGGCTCGGTTCGTTTAGCCGCGAGCCCCAGGCGAGCGCGGCCCGCGCCAAGGAGCCAACGCATGGATGA
- a CDS encoding NADH-quinone oxidoreductase subunit I: MKPDDTSIRWIEDPQLGLSGRMYLPLFVGGLGTTIKHLFSPKVTQSFPEERPKIGNPLIYRGVHRLNKDSQGRVKCVACFLCATACPAHCIDIVGVESPWPDREKYPESFSIDELRCIYCGMCEEACPVDAIELTSFMDLTGRSREEMIFDKEKLLSVFDQTKDHEPMQSAKLGGTL; the protein is encoded by the coding sequence ATGAAACCTGACGACACGAGCATCCGTTGGATCGAAGACCCGCAGCTCGGCCTTTCCGGCCGGATGTATCTGCCCTTGTTCGTCGGAGGGCTAGGCACGACGATCAAGCACCTATTCAGCCCCAAGGTGACGCAGAGCTTTCCCGAGGAGCGCCCCAAGATTGGCAACCCGCTAATCTATCGCGGTGTGCATCGGCTCAACAAGGATTCGCAAGGGCGGGTGAAGTGCGTGGCCTGCTTTCTCTGCGCCACGGCCTGCCCGGCCCATTGCATCGACATCGTCGGCGTGGAAAGCCCCTGGCCCGATCGAGAAAAATACCCCGAGAGCTTCTCGATCGACGAGCTGCGCTGCATCTACTGCGGGATGTGCGAAGAGGCCTGTCCGGTCGATGCGATCGAGCTGACCAGTTTCATGGACCTGACCGGCCGCAGCCGCGAGGAAATGATCTTCGACAAGGAAAAACTGTTGAGCGTGTTCGACCAAACCAAAGACCACGAGCCGATGCAATCGGCCAAGCTTGGCGGGACGTTGTAG